The Litoreibacter ponti genome includes a window with the following:
- a CDS encoding DUF1127 domain-containing protein translates to MTDFTSSAAASRPSRARGISLLSYLALYRQRRALAALDEDRLADLGLSRFEADAEARRPIWDAPAHWK, encoded by the coding sequence ATGACCGATTTCACGTCCTCCGCCGCCGCATCCCGTCCCTCGCGGGCCCGTGGCATCAGTCTCTTGAGCTACCTCGCGCTGTATCGCCAACGTCGGGCCCTTGCCGCACTCGACGAAGATCGCCTCGCCGATCTTGGCCTGAGCCGGTTCGAGGCCGATGCGGAGGCAAGACGCCCGATCTGGGACGCGCCCGCCCATTGGAAGTGA
- a CDS encoding Bax inhibitor-1/YccA family protein: MAEYETMQSAGVGTRSAAIDEGLKAHMSKIYGLMSIAMLITGGVAFVVGNNDAMLAAIFGTPLKWVVMFAPLVVVFAFGAMINKLSAGAAQLVFWAFSALMGLSISYIFAVYTGLSIAQTFMTTAIAFAGLSLYGYTTKKDISGWGSFLIMGVIGLIVASIINIFVGSAAIQFAVSVLGVLIFAGLTAYDTQRLKNEYIQMANYGQSDWLAKSAIMGALSLYLNFLNMFMFLLQFMGSRE; the protein is encoded by the coding sequence ATGGCTGAATACGAGACGATGCAGTCGGCGGGCGTAGGAACGCGGTCCGCTGCCATCGACGAGGGCCTCAAGGCCCATATGAGTAAGATTTACGGACTGATGTCCATTGCGATGCTGATCACTGGTGGTGTGGCATTCGTCGTTGGCAACAACGATGCGATGCTGGCAGCCATCTTCGGCACGCCGCTGAAATGGGTTGTGATGTTCGCCCCGCTGGTCGTGGTCTTCGCCTTTGGCGCGATGATCAACAAGCTGTCGGCAGGCGCCGCGCAGCTGGTCTTCTGGGCCTTCTCCGCGCTGATGGGTCTGTCCATCAGCTACATTTTCGCGGTCTACACCGGCCTGTCGATCGCTCAGACCTTCATGACCACGGCGATCGCCTTCGCGGGTCTCAGCCTCTACGGCTATACCACGAAGAAGGACATCTCCGGTTGGGGGTCGTTCCTGATCATGGGCGTGATCGGCCTGATCGTGGCCTCGATCATCAACATCTTTGTGGGCTCTGCCGCGATCCAGTTTGCGGTGTCGGTCCTCGGTGTGCTGATCTTCGCAGGCCTGACGGCCTATGACACGCAGCGTCTGAAGAACGAGTACATTCAGATGGCGAATTACGGTCAGAGCGACTGGCTTGCGAAATCCGCGATCATGGGCGCCCTGAGCCTGTACCTGAACTTCCTGAACATGTTCATGTTCCTGCTACAGTTCATGGGCTCGCGCGAGTAA
- a CDS encoding GNAT family N-acetyltransferase — MDIRPTTRADIPAVDALLARAYPVLLKPDYPASVLVTALPLISRAQPGLVTSGTYYGVFDGAILVGAGGWSMAAPGGASLRPGVAHVRHVVTDPARVRQGIGRAMMERVLFEARSAGAVQMACQATRTAVPFYAAMGFLALGEITVPLRGGIDFPAVQMKLDF, encoded by the coding sequence ATGGACATCCGCCCCACGACACGTGCCGATATTCCCGCAGTTGACGCGCTGCTGGCGCGCGCCTACCCGGTGCTGCTGAAGCCGGACTATCCTGCGTCGGTGCTGGTGACCGCCTTGCCGCTCATCAGTCGGGCGCAGCCTGGGTTGGTGACCTCTGGCACCTATTACGGCGTCTTTGATGGCGCGATCCTTGTGGGGGCGGGCGGCTGGAGCATGGCGGCCCCCGGTGGTGCATCGCTACGTCCGGGCGTGGCGCATGTACGCCATGTCGTCACCGATCCGGCCCGCGTGCGCCAAGGCATCGGGCGCGCGATGATGGAGCGGGTCCTGTTCGAGGCCCGGTCGGCGGGTGCGGTGCAGATGGCGTGCCAGGCGACCAGGACGGCGGTGCCGTTCTATGCCGCGATGGGGTTCTTGGCCTTGGGTGAAATCACGGTTCCTTTGCGCGGCGGCATTGATTTTCCGGCCGTTCAAATGAAGCTCGACTTTTAG
- the rpmG gene encoding 50S ribosomal protein L33 encodes MAKPTTIKIRLNSSAGTGHFYVTKKNARTMTEKMVVRKYDPVARKHVEYKEGKIK; translated from the coding sequence ATGGCGAAGCCAACCACTATCAAAATCCGCCTGAACTCGTCCGCAGGCACCGGCCACTTCTACGTGACCAAGAAAAACGCCCGCACCATGACCGAGAAGATGGTCGTACGCAAATACGACCCCGTTGCGCGCAAGCATGTCGAATACAAAGAAGGCAAGATCAAGTAA
- the ggt gene encoding gamma-glutamyltransferase: MRLAPLALFAFALPLHAQEAADAFAPEAATAQTTKDAGAPAEASKWMVAAANPLAVRAGARVLSQGGTAADAMVAVQAVLGLVEPQSSGLGGGAFLVWYDAETGDLTTLDGRETAPLEATPRLFQDKNGEPLKFFDAVVGGLSVGTPGTPALMEAAHRRWGGLAWPTLFSEAITLAEDGFAVSPRLAALVASDQERLTRFPRTAAYFVPEGAPIAEGNTLQNPAYAETLRAISADGADAFYSGEIAAGIVETVRGAAGNPGVLSMTDLSIYEVKERAAVCVTYRAHDVCGMGPPSSGALTVGQILGMLESSDLAALGAENPESWRLIGDASRLAFADRGRYMADSDFVPMPTKGLVDPEYLTGRAQALNTDKALTEVSPGEPPFDHALLWADDESLELPSTSHISIVDQYGNALSMTTTIENGFGSRLMAPGGFLLNNELTDFSFRSHDNGVPIANRVEPGKRPRSSMAPTIVMKDGKPAMVVGSPGGSRIIGYVAKTIIAHLDWGMDPQAAVAMPHLVNRFGTYDMEDGTTATGFTDALTELGFETNARALTSGLHAIAITPEGLRGGADPRREGIAIGE; the protein is encoded by the coding sequence ATGCGTCTCGCCCCCCTTGCCCTATTCGCCTTTGCCCTGCCCCTGCATGCCCAAGAGGCTGCGGATGCCTTCGCGCCAGAGGCCGCCACCGCCCAAACGACAAAAGACGCAGGCGCGCCCGCCGAGGCGTCGAAATGGATGGTCGCAGCCGCTAACCCGCTGGCCGTGCGCGCCGGCGCGCGGGTGCTCAGCCAGGGCGGCACCGCCGCCGATGCCATGGTCGCAGTGCAGGCCGTGCTTGGACTGGTCGAGCCGCAAAGCTCTGGCCTGGGCGGTGGCGCGTTTCTGGTTTGGTATGACGCAGAGACCGGCGATCTGACCACGCTCGACGGCCGCGAGACCGCGCCGCTGGAGGCCACGCCAAGGCTGTTTCAGGACAAGAACGGCGAGCCGCTGAAATTCTTCGACGCCGTGGTCGGCGGGCTTTCGGTCGGCACGCCGGGGACGCCCGCGTTGATGGAGGCCGCCCATCGCCGCTGGGGCGGGCTTGCCTGGCCCACGCTCTTCTCCGAGGCGATCACGCTGGCCGAGGATGGGTTCGCCGTCTCGCCGCGACTTGCGGCTCTTGTCGCCAGTGATCAGGAACGCCTCACCCGCTTCCCCCGCACCGCCGCCTATTTCGTCCCCGAGGGCGCGCCGATCGCCGAGGGCAACACGCTGCAAAATCCCGCCTATGCCGAGACGCTGCGCGCGATTTCCGCAGATGGCGCTGACGCGTTCTACTCCGGCGAGATCGCCGCGGGCATTGTCGAAACCGTACGCGGGGCCGCGGGCAATCCCGGTGTGCTGTCCATGACCGACCTGTCAATCTATGAGGTCAAGGAACGCGCGGCGGTCTGCGTCACCTATCGCGCCCATGATGTCTGCGGCATGGGCCCGCCGTCTTCGGGCGCGCTGACCGTTGGGCAGATCCTGGGCATGCTCGAAAGCTCCGATTTGGCCGCTTTGGGCGCCGAGAACCCGGAAAGCTGGCGGCTGATCGGCGATGCCTCCCGCCTCGCTTTCGCAGATCGCGGCCGCTACATGGCCGATAGCGATTTCGTGCCCATGCCGACCAAGGGGCTCGTGGACCCGGAATATCTCACGGGGCGCGCGCAGGCGCTCAACACCGACAAGGCGCTGACCGAGGTCAGCCCGGGCGAGCCACCTTTTGATCACGCGCTGCTTTGGGCCGATGACGAAAGCCTTGAGCTGCCCTCGACCTCCCACATCTCCATCGTGGACCAATATGGTAATGCGCTGTCGATGACGACCACGATCGAGAACGGTTTTGGCTCGCGGCTTATGGCCCCGGGCGGCTTCCTGCTGAACAACGAGCTCACCGATTTCTCCTTCCGCAGCCACGACAACGGCGTTCCCATCGCCAACCGGGTGGAGCCGGGCAAGCGCCCGCGCTCTTCAATGGCGCCCACGATCGTGATGAAGGACGGCAAGCCCGCGATGGTGGTGGGCAGCCCGGGCGGATCGCGCATCATCGGCTATGTGGCCAAGACGATCATCGCGCATCTGGACTGGGGGATGGACCCACAGGCGGCGGTCGCCATGCCGCATCTGGTCAACCGCTTCGGCACCTATGATATGGAGGATGGCACGACCGCCACCGGCTTCACCGATGCGCTGACAGAACTGGGCTTCGAGACCAACGCCCGCGCGCTGACCTCGGGTCTGCATGCGATTGCGATCACGCCGGAGGGCTTACGCGGTGGCGCGGATCCCCGCCGCGAAGGCATCGCCATAGGCGAGTAA
- a CDS encoding AAA family ATPase, which yields MRRVMIIGQPGSGKSTLARQMGEITFLPVVHIDHIHWKSGWIERPQEEKSRLCEDVHARDAWIFEGGYSATWSSRMQRADTLIWIDLPLPLRAWRVFRRTALSYGRTRPDLPDGCPEYFSAEFWHYIWRTRHTARAGCANLFASCPETKDRHHLQSPRAVQNYLSHLTEALSVGHLGIPHR from the coding sequence ATGCGGCGGGTCATGATCATCGGCCAGCCGGGCTCTGGGAAATCGACCCTGGCCCGACAGATGGGCGAGATCACCTTTCTGCCGGTCGTCCATATCGACCATATCCACTGGAAGTCCGGCTGGATCGAGCGTCCGCAGGAGGAGAAATCAAGGTTATGCGAAGACGTGCACGCGCGCGATGCGTGGATATTTGAGGGCGGCTACTCCGCGACATGGTCCTCCCGGATGCAACGCGCGGACACGCTGATCTGGATCGACCTGCCCCTGCCGCTGCGCGCCTGGCGGGTCTTCAGGCGCACCGCGCTGAGCTACGGGCGCACCAGACCGGATCTTCCCGACGGATGCCCCGAATATTTCAGCGCTGAGTTCTGGCACTATATCTGGCGCACCCGCCACACGGCACGTGCGGGTTGCGCCAACCTATTTGCGTCCTGCCCGGAGACAAAAGACCGCCACCATTTGCAATCCCCGCGCGCGGTGCAAAACTACCTGTCCCATCTGACAGAGGCGCTTTCGGTGGGACATCTCGGCATCCCACACCGATAG
- a CDS encoding N-acetylmuramoyl-L-alanine amidase, with protein MTPEWRPSPNFGDRKDGARPELVVLHYTAMSDCEAACRALSNPETEVSAHYLIREDGHVIQLVEEEKRAWHAGAGSWQGRGDVNSRSIGIEMSNTGFAPFGAGLMDSLETLMGGVLSRWSMPPDAVIAHSDLAPGRKIDPGRRFDWRRLARQGLAVWPEYGDAEPDPVRFHAAAIRFGYSAEVEDDIRLAAFRLRFNPSAEGPVAARDVAMAEALALRWGIDRQPAVS; from the coding sequence ATGACGCCGGAGTGGCGGCCCTCGCCGAATTTCGGTGACCGCAAGGATGGAGCGCGGCCAGAGCTGGTCGTGCTGCACTACACAGCCATGTCCGATTGCGAGGCGGCTTGCCGCGCGCTGAGCAACCCGGAGACGGAGGTTTCCGCCCATTACCTGATCCGCGAGGACGGCCACGTGATCCAGCTGGTCGAGGAAGAGAAGCGCGCGTGGCATGCGGGCGCGGGGTCATGGCAGGGGCGGGGTGACGTCAATTCCCGCTCAATCGGGATTGAGATGTCGAATACCGGTTTTGCGCCGTTTGGCGCGGGGTTGATGGACAGTCTCGAGACACTGATGGGGGGTGTTCTTTCGCGGTGGTCGATGCCGCCCGACGCGGTGATCGCCCATTCCGATTTGGCGCCGGGGCGCAAGATTGATCCCGGGCGGCGGTTCGATTGGCGCCGCTTGGCGCGGCAGGGGCTGGCGGTGTGGCCCGAGTATGGCGATGCGGAGCCTGATCCCGTGCGCTTTCACGCGGCGGCGATCCGGTTCGGCTATTCCGCAGAGGTCGAGGACGACATACGGCTGGCGGCCTTCCGGCTGCGGTTCAATCCGTCCGCCGAGGGACCAGTGGCCGCGCGCGATGTTGCCATGGCCGAGGCGCTGGCATTGCGCTGGGGCATTGACCGGCAGCCCGCCGTCTCGTAG
- the gatA gene encoding Asp-tRNA(Asn)/Glu-tRNA(Gln) amidotransferase subunit GatA: MGELSKLTIAEARDGMRSGAFTSKEVTQDCLGEIEASAALNAFVHNTPEIALAQAEVADTRIKAGDAPAMCGVPLGIKDLFATKGVETQAASDILKGFKPEYESTITQQLWDAGSVMLGKLNMDQFAMGSSNETSCYGDVVNPWKIDDRNLTPGGSSGGSASAVAADLCLAATGTDTGGSIRQPAAFVGITGMKPTYGRCSRWGVVAFASSLDQAGPMTKSVRDAAIMLEAMSGHDPKDSTSAELAVPNFEAALTGDIRGKKIGIPKEYRLDGMPQEIEDLWTKGREMMQDAGAEIVDISLPHTKYALPAYYVVAPAEASSNLARYDGVRFGHRAQLAQGDGITEMYEKTRAEGFGPEVQRRVMIGTYVLSAGFYDAYYNRARKVRTLIKKDFEDVFAQGVDAILTPATPSAAFGLGEMADADPVQMYLNDVFTVTVNLAGLPGIAVPAGLDKQGLPLGLQLIGRPWEEGDLLNTAYALEQAAGFVAKPAKWW; encoded by the coding sequence ATGGGCGAGCTTTCCAAACTGACCATCGCCGAGGCCCGCGATGGAATGCGCAGCGGCGCGTTCACCTCGAAAGAGGTCACGCAGGACTGCCTGGGCGAGATCGAAGCCTCCGCGGCACTCAACGCCTTCGTACACAACACGCCCGAGATCGCCTTGGCTCAGGCCGAGGTCGCGGACACCCGCATCAAGGCGGGCGACGCGCCGGCCATGTGCGGCGTGCCCTTGGGCATCAAGGACCTGTTCGCGACCAAAGGCGTGGAGACCCAGGCGGCCTCCGACATCCTGAAAGGCTTCAAGCCCGAATACGAGAGCACCATCACCCAACAGCTTTGGGATGCGGGCTCGGTCATGCTGGGCAAGCTGAACATGGACCAGTTCGCCATGGGCTCGTCGAACGAGACGTCGTGTTATGGCGACGTCGTAAACCCGTGGAAAATCGACGACCGCAATCTGACCCCGGGCGGCTCATCCGGCGGCTCGGCCTCTGCCGTTGCAGCGGATCTGTGCTTGGCTGCGACTGGCACTGACACCGGCGGATCGATCCGACAGCCTGCGGCCTTCGTTGGGATCACGGGCATGAAGCCCACCTATGGGCGCTGTTCGCGCTGGGGCGTGGTGGCCTTCGCGTCGTCGCTCGACCAAGCTGGGCCGATGACCAAATCCGTGCGCGACGCGGCGATCATGCTGGAGGCCATGTCGGGCCATGATCCGAAGGATTCGACCAGCGCAGAGCTGGCCGTGCCCAACTTCGAGGCCGCGCTGACCGGCGACATCCGGGGCAAGAAGATCGGCATCCCGAAGGAATACCGCCTAGATGGTATGCCGCAGGAGATCGAGGATCTTTGGACCAAGGGTCGCGAGATGATGCAGGACGCGGGCGCCGAGATCGTCGATATCTCGCTGCCCCACACGAAATACGCGCTGCCCGCCTATTACGTCGTGGCCCCCGCCGAAGCGTCGTCGAATCTCGCGCGCTATGACGGGGTGCGCTTCGGGCACCGCGCGCAGCTGGCGCAAGGCGACGGCATCACCGAGATGTACGAGAAGACCCGCGCCGAAGGGTTCGGCCCGGAAGTGCAGCGCCGTGTGATGATCGGCACGTATGTGCTGTCGGCGGGCTTCTATGATGCCTATTACAACCGCGCCCGCAAGGTCCGCACCCTGATCAAGAAGGATTTCGAGGATGTCTTCGCCCAAGGCGTCGATGCGATCCTGACGCCCGCAACGCCCTCGGCCGCTTTCGGTCTGGGCGAGATGGCCGACGCCGATCCGGTCCAGATGTACCTCAATGATGTCTTTACGGTCACAGTGAACCTGGCCGGTCTGCCCGGCATCGCCGTGCCAGCAGGCCTTGATAAACAAGGGCTTCCGCTGGGTCTTCAGCTGATCGGGCGGCCTTGGGAAGAGGGCGACCTGCTCAACACCGCCTATGCGCTGGAGCAGGCCGCCGGTTTTGTGGCGAAGCCCGCCAAATGGTGGTAA
- the gatC gene encoding Asp-tRNA(Asn)/Glu-tRNA(Gln) amidotransferase subunit GatC, giving the protein MSIDTATAARVAKLARIAVPEEDLPTLASELNGILAFMEQLNEVDVDGVEPMTSVTPMRLKRREDVVTDGNQQEAILKNAPDAREGFFAVPKVVE; this is encoded by the coding sequence ATGTCCATCGACACCGCAACTGCCGCCCGCGTGGCCAAGCTGGCCCGCATCGCCGTGCCGGAAGAGGATTTGCCGACGCTCGCCTCCGAGCTGAACGGCATCCTGGCCTTCATGGAGCAGCTCAATGAGGTCGATGTGGACGGCGTCGAGCCGATGACCTCGGTCACACCGATGCGCCTGAAGCGGCGCGAGGACGTGGTGACCGACGGCAACCAGCAGGAAGCCATCCTGAAAAACGCGCCCGATGCGCGTGAGGGCTTCTTTGCCGTGCCGAAAGTGGTGGAATAA
- a CDS encoding nucleoside deaminase produces the protein MAFTSHMSVALEEARAAAARGEVPVGAVVLSPEGAVLARAGNRTRELDDPSAHAEMLAIRAACAALGAERLTGCDLYVTLEPCAMCAGVIAHARLARVYFGAADPKSGGTLHGARVFSHPQSHHRPEIYDGIDAAACEALLKDFFADRR, from the coding sequence ATGGCGTTCACGTCCCATATGTCCGTCGCGCTGGAGGAAGCGCGCGCCGCCGCCGCGCGCGGCGAAGTGCCTGTGGGGGCCGTGGTGCTGTCGCCGGAGGGCGCAGTGCTGGCGCGGGCGGGGAACCGAACTCGGGAACTCGACGACCCGTCCGCCCATGCGGAGATGCTGGCGATCCGGGCGGCCTGCGCGGCCTTGGGGGCAGAGCGACTGACGGGCTGCGACCTGTATGTGACGCTGGAGCCCTGCGCGATGTGCGCGGGCGTGATCGCCCATGCGCGGCTGGCCCGGGTGTATTTCGGGGCGGCTGATCCCAAATCGGGCGGTACATTGCATGGCGCTCGGGTGTTTTCGCACCCGCAATCCCATCACCGGCCCGAGATTTATGACGGGATCGACGCTGCCGCTTGCGAGGCGCTCCTGAAGGATTTCTTCGCCGACCGTCGCTAG
- a CDS encoding pseudouridine synthase: MSTDTPKGDRIAKVLARAGVASRRGAEAMIEAGRVTVNGTQILSPALNVTEADVITVDGKPLAAPEPTRLWRYYKPIGLVTSESDEKGRDTVFEALKDTLPRVVSVGRLDINSEGLLLLTNDGEIKRRLELPSTGWLRKYRVRVNGTPEDKTLAPLRRGVVADGERFQPMEVSLDRQQGANAWLTVGLREGKNREIRRAMAEVGLKVNRLIRVSYGPFRLNELKPGEVEEVKGRVLKEQLGLKADNEKPMLKKKPMKRRSRAAAPPRSVKPKTR, encoded by the coding sequence ATGAGCACTGACACACCCAAGGGCGACCGCATCGCCAAGGTTCTGGCCCGCGCGGGCGTGGCCTCGCGCCGGGGCGCGGAAGCCATGATCGAGGCGGGCCGCGTGACCGTGAACGGCACCCAGATCCTGTCGCCTGCGCTGAACGTGACCGAGGCGGACGTGATCACCGTCGACGGCAAGCCGCTGGCCGCGCCTGAGCCCACGCGCCTGTGGCGCTACTACAAGCCCATCGGGCTGGTCACATCCGAGAGCGACGAGAAAGGCCGCGACACCGTGTTCGAGGCGCTCAAGGACACGCTGCCCCGGGTCGTCAGTGTCGGGCGGCTCGATATCAATTCCGAAGGGCTGTTGCTGCTGACCAATGACGGCGAGATCAAGCGGCGGCTTGAGCTGCCTTCGACCGGCTGGCTGCGCAAATACCGCGTGCGCGTCAATGGCACGCCCGAGGACAAGACCCTTGCCCCCCTGCGCCGGGGCGTCGTCGCCGATGGCGAGAGGTTCCAGCCGATGGAGGTCTCGCTCGACCGCCAGCAAGGCGCCAATGCCTGGCTGACTGTTGGCCTGCGCGAGGGCAAGAACCGCGAAATCCGCCGCGCCATGGCAGAGGTCGGGCTGAAGGTGAACCGGCTGATCCGCGTCAGCTACGGGCCGTTCCGGCTAAACGAATTGAAGCCGGGCGAGGTCGAAGAGGTCAAGGGCCGGGTGCTGAAGGAACAGCTTGGCCTGAAGGCCGATAATGAGAAGCCCATGCTGAAGAAGAAACCGATGAAACGGCGCAGCCGGGCTGCGGCACCTCCCCGAAGTGTTAAGCCCAAAACACGGTAG
- a CDS encoding TerC family protein yields the protein MADLLTLENLGNLLMLCFLQAVLGFDNLLYISIESQRAPVAQQKAVRFWGIILAVALRIILLFTMVSLLSSLTEPFYIFDWEGVITGGVNFATCVFVFGGIFIMYTAVKEIGHMLSVEHLGHDVSGKSGKSAVQVVMLIIFMNLIFSFDSVLSAIAITEVFPVLAAAILISGLAMLLLADGVTEFLQRNRMYEVLGLFILLIVGVVLLGEAGVAAAHAAHDDDLQMKIFGYPIIPMSKSTFYFSVIVLFAVEIIQSGYARKLAAERAGTQGGGH from the coding sequence ATGGCCGATCTGCTGACGCTCGAAAACCTGGGCAACCTCCTGATGCTATGCTTCCTGCAAGCGGTGCTGGGCTTCGACAACCTGCTCTACATCTCGATCGAGAGCCAGCGCGCGCCGGTGGCGCAGCAAAAGGCGGTGCGCTTCTGGGGCATCATCCTGGCGGTGGCCCTGCGGATCATCTTGCTGTTCACAATGGTCTCGCTGCTCAGCTCCCTGACCGAGCCGTTCTATATCTTCGACTGGGAAGGGGTGATCACCGGCGGCGTGAACTTCGCCACCTGCGTCTTTGTATTTGGCGGTATTTTCATCATGTACACGGCGGTCAAGGAGATCGGCCACATGTTGTCGGTCGAACATCTCGGCCATGATGTCAGTGGCAAATCCGGTAAATCCGCAGTGCAGGTGGTGATGCTGATCATCTTCATGAACCTGATCTTCAGCTTCGACTCGGTCCTGTCGGCCATCGCAATTACCGAAGTATTCCCGGTGCTGGCCGCCGCAATCCTGATCTCGGGCCTTGCGATGTTGCTGTTGGCCGATGGTGTGACAGAGTTCCTGCAGAGAAATCGGATGTACGAGGTTCTCGGCCTGTTCATCCTGCTGATCGTGGGCGTGGTGCTGCTGGGTGAAGCCGGCGTGGCCGCAGCGCACGCGGCCCACGACGACGATCTGCAGATGAAGATTTTCGGCTATCCCATTATTCCGATGTCGAAATCTACCTTCTACTTCTCCGTCATCGTGCTGTTTGCGGTCGAGATCATCCAGTCGGGCTATGCCCGCAAGCTGGCCGCAGAGCGCGCAGGCACGCAAGGCGGCGGTCACTAA
- a CDS encoding 5-bromo-4-chloroindolyl phosphate hydrolysis family protein encodes MAQKFGGQYSPGGNSNAPKPAFGGAKPVVGRTRANLLFLAALPVLFTAFSGGAAGMATALGAFALMILGAWLTREGIDAQAAYDARTIARRPAIPRKIFGGIALALGVAVATLDTSIMDGVLYGAIALVLHLTAFGLDPLKNKVAEGVDTFQTDRVARAVEEAERHLSAMLDAIKSAGDRVMIARVEQFQATARAMFRTVEDDPRDLTSARRYLGVYLLGAKDATIKFAKLYAQNRDPDVKADYTALLDDLEANFTAKNQALLTDNRTDLDIEIDVLRDRLQREGIRLPEGD; translated from the coding sequence ATGGCGCAGAAGTTCGGCGGGCAGTACAGCCCCGGCGGGAATTCGAACGCGCCAAAGCCCGCATTTGGCGGGGCGAAACCGGTCGTTGGGCGCACCCGTGCAAACCTTTTGTTTCTCGCGGCCCTGCCCGTGCTTTTCACAGCGTTCAGCGGCGGCGCGGCAGGCATGGCCACAGCCCTTGGCGCCTTCGCGTTGATGATCCTTGGCGCCTGGTTGACGCGTGAAGGGATCGACGCACAAGCGGCCTACGATGCCCGCACCATTGCCCGCAGACCCGCAATACCGCGCAAGATTTTCGGCGGCATCGCTTTAGCCTTGGGCGTGGCCGTTGCGACGCTGGACACCTCTATCATGGACGGCGTGCTGTACGGCGCGATTGCCTTGGTGCTGCACCTGACCGCCTTCGGGCTCGACCCGTTGAAAAACAAGGTGGCCGAAGGCGTCGACACGTTCCAGACCGACCGCGTCGCCCGCGCGGTGGAAGAGGCAGAGCGGCATCTGAGCGCGATGCTCGATGCGATCAAAAGCGCAGGCGACCGGGTGATGATCGCCCGGGTGGAGCAGTTTCAGGCGACCGCTCGCGCCATGTTTCGCACGGTCGAGGATGACCCGCGCGACCTGACCTCCGCACGGCGATATCTGGGCGTCTACCTGCTGGGCGCGAAGGACGCGACGATCAAGTTCGCCAAGCTCTACGCCCAGAACCGCGACCCGGACGTCAAAGCGGATTACACCGCCCTTCTTGACGATCTAGAAGCAAATTTCACCGCGAAAAATCAGGCACTTCTGACTGATAATCGCACCGACCTCGACATTGAAATCGATGTGCTGCGCGACCGTTTGCAGCGCGAAGGCATCAGACTGCCCGAAGGAGACTGA